Proteins encoded by one window of Cydia fagiglandana chromosome Z, ilCydFagi1.1, whole genome shotgun sequence:
- the LOC134678159 gene encoding probable cytochrome P450 305a1, translating to MITALLFAILVTILTGYILQTITKPKKYPPGPKWLPFVGCSNIVQKMSKLHGSQWKALSQIAKEYSTQVLGLKLGSELVVVVYGDRNIRQVLLEPEFEGRPNSFFIKLRCFGKRMGITSADGPLWREHRKFAVKHLKNVGFGKASMEQEIQQEMARLVDYIRNNNSKPISPKSILATAVMNVLWKYVAGESIEEDRLKLLLELLSARSKAFSMAGGWLNQFPWCRFFFPEASGYSLINRINLQISAIIEEAIQKHKNNAASGDDFIYSFLNQMKVKKGTFTELQLKVVCLDMFIAGSQTTSNLLEFIFLTVLRNQHIQEKIYDEIQRVIGNNVPSWTDSHKLVYTSAFLLEVQRCYAIVPLMGPRRVLSDSIVDGYMIPKDTTVLISVGDLYLDPDIFEDPHEFKPERFIDEHGELKNAEHVYTFGLGRRRCPGDALARSFVFLTFVGILQKFKIQCVNGVLPSDEPVIGLIAAPRPYSAMFVARQ from the exons ATGATTACAGCACTACTTTTTGCTATTTTAGTGACAATTCTGACAGGATACATACTTCAAACAATTACTAAACCTAAGAAATATCCACCAG GTCCAAAATGGTTACCGTTTGTTGGATGCAGCAACATAGTACAAAAAATGAGCAAACTACATGGTTCGCAGTGGAAAGCGCTCTCACAAATAGCCAAAGAATATTCTACCCAGGTGCTTGGTCTGAAGCTAGGAAGTGAATTGGTTGTAGTCGTGTATGGAGACCGAAATATACGTCAAGTACTTTTGGAACCGGAGTTTGAAGGCAGACCAAACAGTTTTTTCATCAAATTACGATGTTTTGGAAAGAGGATGG GAATAACATCAGCAGATGGCCCATTATGGCGAGAACACAGAAAATTTGCAGTCAAACATCTCAAAAATGTTGGGTTCGGCAAGGCATCCATGGAACAAGAGATACAGCAAGAAATGGCTAGATTAGTTGATTACATAcgaaataataattctaaaccAATAAGTCCAAAGAGTATTCTTGCTACAGCCGTTATGAATGTTCTGTGGAAATATGTGGCAG GAGAATCCATTGAAGAGGATCGTCTTAAGTTGCTACTAGAATTGCTAAGTGCCCGATCTAAGGCGTTCTCCATGGCAGGAGGGTGGCTCAATCAGTTCCCTTGGTGCAGATTTTTCTTTCCTGAAGCAAGCGGATATTCGcttataaatagaattaatttacAAATTTCCGCTATTATTGAG GAAGCaatacaaaaacataaaaataatgcagCTAGTGGTgatgattttatttattcgttccTGAATCAAATGAAGGTGAAAAAAGGCACATTTAcgg aacTACAGTTAAAAGTGGTATGCTTAGATATGTTCATTGCCGGATCTCAAACTACAAGTAACCTGCTGGAATTCATTTTTCTTACGGTTCTAAGGAATCAACATATACAGGAAAAAATTTATGATGAAATACAACGTGTCATAGGAAATAACGTGCCCAGTTGGACTGATAGTCACAA GCTGGTTTACACATCGGCTTTTCTGTTGGAAGTTCAAAGGTGTTACGCAATAGTGCCTCTGATGGGCCCTAGGAGAGTTCTAAGTGACAGCATTGTGGATGGCTATATGATACCGAAGGACACCACTGTATTGATATCAGTCGGCGACCTTTACTTGGATCCGGACATTTTCGAAGATCCTCATGAATTTAAGCCTGAGAGATTTATCGATGAGCACGGCGAGTTGAAAAATGCAGAGCACGTCTACACCTTCGGCTTAG GTCGAAGGAGGTGCCCCGGCGACGCTTTAGCTCGATCGTTCGTCTTCTTAACATTTGTGGGGATTTTGCAGAAGTTTAAGATCCAGTGCGTCAACGGTGTACTTCCCAGCGACGAGCCAGTTATAGGCCTAATAGCTGCCCCGCGACCGTACTCCGCGATGTTTGTGGCACGGCAATGA